CACTTTTCAAGAATGCTTCTGCCGGAGATTTAAGTCTAAAACCATTCTCACCAGCTGTAGATGCAGGAACCACAGCTTTAGACATCTTAGGAGAACCTAGAATTTTTGGCTTCATAAAGGCAGACATGGGAGCCTATGAGTATCAGGGGCTTTATAAAAATTCAGCTTTTGATTTAGGCACTGTGAGCCTTGATAATGAAGGAATAGGCTCTTCTTCTGAATACTACGGAACTCCTATAGTAGCTTCTGATAAGATTCTAAAGCCCGGTGTAAAAACTTTGTATAAAGCTCCCAATGCCATTGAATTAAACCCTGGTTTTAAAGCTGAAGCTGTACAGGCTTTTGAAGCAGAAATAGGCGTGGAGACTTGTCCTTAAATTTCCATGCTTTTCTTAAGAGACTTTAGTCAAACTTCTTCTTGTCCACTTTTTGCCTACGCTAAACTCGGCTTTTAGACTGCATGAGTCATTGCGTTGTAGCCATTTCCACAAACACTTATCACAAATTAATCTTAGAATCTGACACTGATGTAAGCTCCCCCACCACAGTGGTGTTTAAAGGTAAACGCTTTGTTTTACTTAAACCAGGGTTTAATGGAGCAGTTTTCTTGGCTATTTTAGAAAACTGGCTGCTAAAATTTCTTTTATTTTCCAGCAAAATGAAACCTCTGCTATACCGCCTAAAGAATATCAAAAAAGCAATACCAATAATGAGGTATATAGATCGAGGTCTATAGTGAAATGATAAAAAAGAATGGACCCATCACCATTAATTTCAATAAAGCCCATGGAGCCAAATTTGGAAATCGAATTAATAGATGGGTATGCCAATTTGAGCAATGATTACGCTTCCGAAAAAGTATTTGAAGTGAGTAAAAATACGGCTAGTATCTTCTACGAATCAGCTTGAAGTTGGAACTTATTATTTGAAAATAAAAGGCGAACTGCTAAGTTATACGGACAAAATAGTGGCATTAAACACTTCTAAATAAACTTTGTAGCCATATTTTGATTAAATATATAGCGACTATCTTTTTTCATACTCCACCATTAGATTCAATTGTTAAAGCGTTTAAATTTAACATTTTTCGGACAAAATTCAGGTTAAAAATTTATTATCAAATCTCAATTAAATTTTATTGATTGAGCTCAAAAAATCACCAAAACTTAACACTTCTCATATACCAAATTAACATCAAGGTTAAAGTAGAAAATCACCTTTGCAGAGAATTTCAAAATCATTCTTAACACCTTAATGTTTTCACTATGAGAAGAAAATCTCTACTTAAAACTTTATTTGGCAAAGCTTTGATGCCAATCATCGGTTTATTCTGTGTCTGCTTTGCAGCCTCTGCACAGTTAAACGTAAGCGGCGTGGTAAAAGATGCCACCGGCGAAACCCTACCAGGCGTAAGTGTCATTATTAAAGGCTCGCTTAGCGGAACCACTACAGACATAGAAGGGAATTATAAAATCAATGCTCCTTCTTCTAAATCTGTTCTAGTATTTTCATCCATCGGTTTTACACCATCAGAAATTGAGGTTGGAAACCAATCTATTATTAATGTAAATCTGGCGGCAGATAACAAAACCTTAAACGAGGTGGTGGTTACTGCTTTGGGTATAAAAAAAGACGCTAGAAGAATTGGTGTGGCTATTCAAACGGTTGACGGAGCCTCTACCGTTAAAGCTCGTGAGCCAAACGCCATAAATGCATTAGTAGGTAAAGTAGCTGGTTTGACCATTGGTGCTCAGCCAGAACTTCTTAGAAAACCAAACATCTCCTTAAGAGGAAACTCAGACGTACTTTTTGTGGTAGATGGTGTACCTGTAAACTCTGATACATGGAATGTTAACCCAGACGATATTGAAACGTACTCTGTATTAAAGGGTGCTTCTGCCGCTGCACTTTATGGTTTTAGAGGTAAAAACGGAGCCATTTTAATAACTACAAAACGTGGTTCGTCAGACAAAAGAGGTTTCCAAGTAGACTTCAACAGCTCTACCATGATAGACAAAGGCTTTATAGCCATTCCTAAGGTTCAAGACGAATATGGACCTGGAGACCACGGAAATTACTCTTTTGTAGATGGTAAAGGTGGCGGACTTAACGATGCCGATTATGATGGTGGATGGGGACCAAAATTTGATGGTCAGCCTATTTCACAGTACGACTCCCCTATTGACCCCATCACTGGCGACAGAATTCCAACACCGTACATCGCTCGTGGAAAAGACAATTTGACTCGATTTTTAGAAGCAGGAGTTTTAAGTACAAACAACCTTTCTGTTTCTTCAAGTGGCGAAAAGCATAACATTCGTTTGTCAGGTTCTAATACCTATCAAAAAGGCTTAGTGCCAAACACGAAATTGGACATTGTCAATTTCAACATGACTACCGATTACAAGTTTTCTGACAAACTGAAATTTTCTTCTGGCATACAGTTTAACCGTCAAAACAGTCCAAACTTTCCTGACATCAATTATGGTCCTAACTCTATCATCTATAACATGATTTTTTGGGGAGCTGCAGACTGGAATGTTGATGACATGAGAGACTACTGGCAAGAAGGAAAAGAGGGAATTCAGCAGATTTATGCTGAATACACTCGTTACAATAACCCTTACTTTATGAGTTATGAGTGGCTAAGAAGTCATCATAAAACCGACATCATGGGGCAAGCTTCTATGACCTATGATATCGCACCAAATTTAGATGTGATGCTACGTACACAAGTTACCACTTGGGACTTATTACGTACAGAAAAAATGCCTTACTCAGCAGGTGCTTATGGTCGTGACGAAAGACGTGGTGATTATAGAGAAGACAGAAGAAACCTTTTTGAGAATAATACCGATCTTCTTATCAGATTTGATAAAGACATTGTTAATGATTTAAATGCCAAAATTTGGGTGGGAGGAAACGTTAGAACCTTCTCTTATAGCTCTGATTATGCTTCTACCGATTACCTAAATGTACCGGGTCTATATAATTTCAATAACTCTTTTAACCCAGTTAGAGCGTTTAACTTTAACTCGGCCATGCGTGTAAATTCTGGATACTACTCGGCTGACTTTTCATTGAAAAATTACTTGACATTATCTACCACAGGTCGTGTAGATCAGCTTTCTACGCTTCCAGAAGGAAACAACACCTTCTTCTACCCTTCTGTGGCCTTAGCCACTTCTTTGACAGATTATCTGCCTTTGCCTAGTTTCATCAGCTACGCAAAACTGAGAGGTTCTTATGCTAATGTGAAAGATGGTTTGACCAAGTCTTCTATAGGAGCTATTCCTTCTGTAGGCGATAACAATCCATTAGGGTATGGAGACCAATATTACTCACCTTATGATGGACCAACCTATCAAAACTCTGCTGTTTACTCTATTTTGACCACGTATAATAATCAGCCATCGGCCGCATTTACCAACTCTCTAAATAATCCAGAGCTTCAGCCTAGTTCTACTTCCCAAATAGAGATTGGTTTAGACTTAAAATTCTTGAGTAACAGGTTAGCTTTTGACGCCACCTACTATATATCCAATGAAGGACCAAAAATATTTAACCTTCCGGTATCTAGTACTTCTGGTTACTCTACGGCATTGGTTAACGGTATCAAAACCCAGAAAAAAGGTCTAGAATTTGCATTGACAGGTACACCTATCAAAAACCTAAATGGTTTGACTTGGGACATATTGGCCAACTGGTCTACTTACACAGAGACTTTAACAGAGATTTACCCAGAAGTAGAAAGCTTAAATACCTTCTTAAAAGTAGGCGACAGAATGGACAAATTCTATGGTAGTGCTTTTGTTCGCACACCAGACGGAGAAATCATTAATGACGCTAGTGGAAGACCTATTTATGCTCCAGTGGCACAATACTTAGGAAATACGAACCCTGACTTTGTTTTTGGTATCAATAACAGATTCAACTATAAAAACATCAGTTTAAGCTTCCAGTTTGATGGAAGGATTGGTGGCGTAATTACGAACTACGTTCAAAAACAGACTTTCCGTGGTGGTCGTCATATTGCTACAGTGGAGGGCGAAATGGGCGAAGCTCGTTACCAAGATTATTTAGGTGTAAAATCCTATATAGGAGAAGGTGTACAAGTAGCAAATGGTGCTGAAATAAACTTTGATGCTGACGGAAAAGTAACCAATTACGCAGAGTTAAGCTACACACCAAATACAACAGAGCAGTACCTTCAAGACTGGATTAGCCGCTATTATAACTCAGACGAAGGAAACTTGATGAGTCGTTCTTTTGGAATGCTTCGTGAGGCGGTTATAGGCTATACTATGCCACAAGAATGGTTTGGTAAAACCATCCAAAATGTAAGTGTTTCATTGGTAGGCAGAAACCTACTTTACTTTGCCGAAAAGAAAGACATTGACCTAAACCAATACATAGGTGGTGGCTCTTCCGATGTTCAGACACCATCTACTAGAAGATATGGTGTAAATGTAAACTTCACTTTCTAATTGATTGATTTTAAAAGATATACAATAATGAAATTTATACAATTAAGCATTCTATTCCTGAGCTTCTTCATGCTCACTGGCTGCGAAAAAGATTTTTCAGAGCTAGAAAAAGACCCAAACCGTCCGTTAAATGTACCTGCGGCACTTGTGCTTAAAGAAGTACAATATCAAATGTATAATGCCACGGGCCGCCCTTTTAGTGCAGAGATGCGTTGGAACCAGTTTTACTGCTCTAACTATAACTATTATGCTACCAATGAGTACACTTGGACCGAAATGCCAAACCATTTTTATACGCTTAAAAACGTAACTAAAATGGAAGAAGAAGCTCTGAATGCAGGAGCCGCTGCGGTCAATCCTTATTCGGCTGTAGCTAAATTCTCAAAGGCTTTTTTCTATGACCAAATGACTAAGCGTGTTGGAGACTTACCACTTACAGGTGCACTTCAAGGCGGAGAAAACTTTGAGCCTATGTATGATTCTCAAAAGGAGATTTATAAGCAAATACTAACATGGCTAGACGAAGCAAACACCGAAATGGCTACACTTATAGCTCAAGGAGAAGGTGAGTTAACAGGTGACATCTATTTTGACGGAGACTTAAGACAATGGCAAAAAGTGGTGAACGCTTTTCAATTAAGAGTTTTAACCACGCTAAGCAAAAAAGAAGCTGATACAGACTTAAATATCAAAGCTAGATTTGCCGAAATCATTTCTAATCCTAGCAAATATCCTTTGTTAAATGGCATGGATGATAATCTTCAGTTTATCAGCAATCAGTTTAATAAATACCCTTCAAACCCTGACAACTTTGGTTTTGATGCTACACGTCAAAATATGTCTGCTGCCTATGTAGAAAGACTTAAAGAGAGAAATGACCCTCGCCTTTTTGTCACCACCGAGCCTGCAGGTTCTGAAATTGCTTCTGGAAAACAGCCAAACGATTTCTCTGCCTACTTAGGAGCTAGCTCTGGCGAAGACCTAGCAGATATGTCTTTTAAAGCAGGTATTAGCAATGAAGGTTTTGCTCCTGGTTCTTACTCTTTTCAAAACAGAAACAGATATTATGCCGATTATGAAGGCGAACCTACTTTTATAGTGGGCTACCCAGAAATGTGTTTTAATATAGCTGAAGGCATTCATAGAGGTTGGGGAAATACTGGTTCAGCAGATGCTTGGTATAAAAACGGTGTAGAAGCCTCTTTCCAATTTTATGGCATCAGTTCTGGTACAAACACCTTTACATACTCACAGACCGGGGGGAGAAACGCCTCAGACTTAGGTAACTTCGAATACGATTTTGAACTTCAAGATTACTTGGCTCAGCCAAACGTAAAATACACTGCCGACGCCAATGGTTTGGAACAAATCATTACCCAGAAGTACTTGTCTTTTTTCATGAACTCTGGTATGGAAGGCTATTTCAACTGGCGTAGAACAGGTTTCCCTGAGTTCTACACAGGTGTAGGAACAGGAAACTCTGGAAGAATAGCCGTAAGATGGCAGTATCCTTATTCTGAAAGAACTACAAATACATCAAACTACAAAACGGCTATCGATAGTCAGTTTTCTGGAAAAGATGATATCAACGAAGAAATTTGGTTAAATAAATAAGACATTTCATAAAATGGTGGTTTAGTAAAAACCTGTTCCAACTGGGGCAGGTTTTTCTTTACAAAAAACATTTACCCAATCACGTACGGCTATCTAATTCCGCTTTAGAAATTAATTCCACTTAACTCACCAATTAGAAGCTGCTTTACATTCCATAATAAGGCCTATACTCAAAAGAATTTCCTAAGGCCGCCAAAGAACAATCCAATTTCAATTACCTTAAGCCACCGAAATTGACAACAAAACAATATTAAGACTTCAAAGGAGACCATATTATTATTCAAAGTCAAAATCAGAAAATAGCTAAAACCATTTTGAAATGAGCAAGTATCTACCAAAGCCTATCTCTTTCAAAATCCCAACCTACACTTCTAGTTTCTTTAACAGTTCCATTATCATTAAACGTATAATTCGTCTGCTCAAAAAACTGGAAAAAGATGTCAATGATAAGCTCACTCTCGTAAGAAAACTCCTTTTCTGTTCCAGCTATTAAGAATTTAGAAAATTTATATTTTTGATATATTTTTGGTTCCAGTCCTCCGTTTGTAAATATTATTTCACCATTAAAGTGAACGTTTCCCAAAAGTTTGCTTTCAATCAAATGGGGCAGTGAATGCAATCCTTTCTCTTCCAAAATTTTTATGGTTAGGCTTCCTTTTTGGTTTCTTCCGGATTGACCTGCCGCCAGCCTGTTAAACGCCACAGAAGCCTCAGTAAGCTCGATATAGCCACTTAAATCTAACCCCGGACCGCTATTATTGATGGCGTCTTTGGCACTAAAAATAGGTTCGTTTACTTTGAGATAAATCCTTTGTGCATTCGCACTTAAGAAACCAAAAAAAGCACATAGCGTGAATAATATTCTCATAGCCTTACGGTGTATTTAATTGATAATTCCAGGTTTTTGTTGTCGTAGTTTCATCCTTTATAATCTTTACTTCTACCTCATAAGCTTCGATGGTGATTCTGCTGAGAGGTAAATTATCTTTTCTGATTAGCTGCTCTACATCTGTAATAAAGGCATTAGAGAGTGTATATCGAACCTCGCTTATGATTGGGGAACCCGACGAAAAATCGTCACGGTGAACGTTTGAAAGAATAACTGGATTTATC
This sequence is a window from Arcticibacterium luteifluviistationis. Protein-coding genes within it:
- a CDS encoding SusD/RagB family nutrient-binding outer membrane lipoprotein: MKFIQLSILFLSFFMLTGCEKDFSELEKDPNRPLNVPAALVLKEVQYQMYNATGRPFSAEMRWNQFYCSNYNYYATNEYTWTEMPNHFYTLKNVTKMEEEALNAGAAAVNPYSAVAKFSKAFFYDQMTKRVGDLPLTGALQGGENFEPMYDSQKEIYKQILTWLDEANTEMATLIAQGEGELTGDIYFDGDLRQWQKVVNAFQLRVLTTLSKKEADTDLNIKARFAEIISNPSKYPLLNGMDDNLQFISNQFNKYPSNPDNFGFDATRQNMSAAYVERLKERNDPRLFVTTEPAGSEIASGKQPNDFSAYLGASSGEDLADMSFKAGISNEGFAPGSYSFQNRNRYYADYEGEPTFIVGYPEMCFNIAEGIHRGWGNTGSADAWYKNGVEASFQFYGISSGTNTFTYSQTGGRNASDLGNFEYDFELQDYLAQPNVKYTADANGLEQIITQKYLSFFMNSGMEGYFNWRRTGFPEFYTGVGTGNSGRIAVRWQYPYSERTTNTSNYKTAIDSQFSGKDDINEEIWLNK
- a CDS encoding SusC/RagA family TonB-linked outer membrane protein encodes the protein MRRKSLLKTLFGKALMPIIGLFCVCFAASAQLNVSGVVKDATGETLPGVSVIIKGSLSGTTTDIEGNYKINAPSSKSVLVFSSIGFTPSEIEVGNQSIINVNLAADNKTLNEVVVTALGIKKDARRIGVAIQTVDGASTVKAREPNAINALVGKVAGLTIGAQPELLRKPNISLRGNSDVLFVVDGVPVNSDTWNVNPDDIETYSVLKGASAAALYGFRGKNGAILITTKRGSSDKRGFQVDFNSSTMIDKGFIAIPKVQDEYGPGDHGNYSFVDGKGGGLNDADYDGGWGPKFDGQPISQYDSPIDPITGDRIPTPYIARGKDNLTRFLEAGVLSTNNLSVSSSGEKHNIRLSGSNTYQKGLVPNTKLDIVNFNMTTDYKFSDKLKFSSGIQFNRQNSPNFPDINYGPNSIIYNMIFWGAADWNVDDMRDYWQEGKEGIQQIYAEYTRYNNPYFMSYEWLRSHHKTDIMGQASMTYDIAPNLDVMLRTQVTTWDLLRTEKMPYSAGAYGRDERRGDYREDRRNLFENNTDLLIRFDKDIVNDLNAKIWVGGNVRTFSYSSDYASTDYLNVPGLYNFNNSFNPVRAFNFNSAMRVNSGYYSADFSLKNYLTLSTTGRVDQLSTLPEGNNTFFYPSVALATSLTDYLPLPSFISYAKLRGSYANVKDGLTKSSIGAIPSVGDNNPLGYGDQYYSPYDGPTYQNSAVYSILTTYNNQPSAAFTNSLNNPELQPSSTSQIEIGLDLKFLSNRLAFDATYYISNEGPKIFNLPVSSTSGYSTALVNGIKTQKKGLEFALTGTPIKNLNGLTWDILANWSTYTETLTEIYPEVESLNTFLKVGDRMDKFYGSAFVRTPDGEIINDASGRPIYAPVAQYLGNTNPDFVFGINNRFNYKNISLSFQFDGRIGGVITNYVQKQTFRGGRHIATVEGEMGEARYQDYLGVKSYIGEGVQVANGAEINFDADGKVTNYAELSYTPNTTEQYLQDWISRYYNSDEGNLMSRSFGMLREAVIGYTMPQEWFGKTIQNVSVSLVGRNLLYFAEKKDIDLNQYIGGGSSDVQTPSTRRYGVNVNFTF
- a CDS encoding 3-coathanger stack domain-containing protein, whose amino-acid sequence is MHLLWSSTSRVIKTIFNSGKTPVDFTNCIFWGNGGSIVLDTSHVNITYSIVEEAAFTQGPNSGKNNINTDPLFKNASAGDLSLKPFSPAVDAGTTALDILGEPRIFGFIKADMGAYEYQGLYKNSAFDLGTVSLDNEGIGSSSEYYGTPIVASDKILKPGVKTLYKAPNAIELNPGFKAEAVQAFEAEIGVETCP